From one Brachypodium distachyon strain Bd21 chromosome 4, Brachypodium_distachyon_v3.0, whole genome shotgun sequence genomic stretch:
- the LOC100821559 gene encoding uncharacterized protein LOC100821559, which produces MNRLRNVLLRRCKSLSRSGSRHSRPSASSSSSYSNLRSMSARDDVIAAAEEAAAASSSNVGDGADDAVVVFVGSSRRRYVISARQLGHPLIAALIDGGGGGGVVAVRCEVVMFDHLLWMLDNAAGAEDDEDAVRELAQLYAC; this is translated from the coding sequence ATGAACAGACTGAGGAATGTGCTGCTGCGCAGGTGCAAGAGCTTGTCGCGCTCCGGGAGCCGCCATAGCCggccgtcggcgtcgtcgagcTCCTCCTACAGCAACCTCCGCTCCATGTCCGCCAGGGACGACGTcattgccgccgccgaggaggcggcggcggcgtcgtcgtctAACGTTGGAGATGGTGCCGACgacgcggtggtggtgttCGTGGGAAGCTCGCGGCGGCGGTACGTCATCAGCGCCCGGCAGCTCGGGCACCCGCTGATCGCCGCGCTCatcgacggcggtggcggcggcggggtggtgGCGGTGAGGTGCGAGGTGGTTATGTTCGATCATCTGCTGTGGATGCTGGAcaacgccgccggcgccgaagaCGACGAAGATGCCGTCAGGGAGCTGGCCCAGCTCTACgcgtgctag